A genomic region of Acidobacteriota bacterium contains the following coding sequences:
- a CDS encoding tetratricopeptide repeat protein, whose product MRSAAPWLVLVAVAAILFHYGQDRAGAEFERAREMWLAGEYRPATRAYEKIRRQYPNSRHAAEALWEIASIYYSHHYDLTEARERLEELLSLYPASPRVNEALLRLAEIHEAGEADLAAAVNYWSLALDRQLPSEDRREILYKRGRTLLKLEQLDESERDLRAAAGDEADHLSQQAHVCLGTIAQIRGDHQEAVRIFEKTRELGRCGECLLQCRLSMIESFEYTGELDKAIEIAGVLDKTGYSKAVELMVRLRQKRDFYADKK is encoded by the coding sequence ATGAGATCCGCCGCCCCCTGGCTGGTTCTCGTCGCGGTGGCTGCAATTCTGTTCCACTACGGCCAAGATCGGGCGGGAGCGGAATTCGAGAGGGCGCGGGAAATGTGGCTCGCCGGCGAGTACCGGCCGGCGACCCGGGCCTACGAAAAAATCCGCCGCCAATACCCCAACAGCCGGCATGCTGCGGAAGCCCTCTGGGAGATCGCCTCCATCTACTATTCCCATCACTACGACCTGACGGAGGCCCGCGAGCGCCTTGAGGAGTTGCTCTCCCTCTATCCCGCCAGCCCCCGTGTCAACGAGGCCCTTCTTCGCTTGGCGGAAATCCACGAAGCCGGCGAAGCCGACCTGGCCGCGGCCGTGAACTACTGGTCCCTGGCCCTGGACAGGCAACTGCCCTCCGAGGACCGAAGGGAGATCCTGTACAAGCGGGGCCGTACGCTGTTGAAGCTGGAACAACTCGACGAGTCGGAGCGCGACTTGCGCGCGGCGGCGGGTGACGAGGCGGACCACCTGTCCCAGCAGGCGCATGTCTGTCTCGGCACCATCGCCCAGATCAGGGGAGACCACCAGGAGGCGGTCCGCATCTTTGAGAAGACGCGGGAGCTGGGTCGCTGCGGCGAATGCCTGCTCCAGTGCCGGCTCAGCATGATCGAGAGTTTCGAATACACGGGCGAACTGGACAAGGCCATCGAGATCGCCGGAGTCCTGGACAAGACGGGTTACTCGAAGGCCGTCGAGTTGATGGTCCGGCTTCGGCAGAAACGGGATTTCTACGCCGATAAGAAGTAG
- the rpsU gene encoding 30S ribosomal protein S21, which yields MAYVFIHDGEPLESALRRFKRKVQQEDIIKDVKRHSYYLKPGEKRRLKQALARKRARKKFMKQQRTR from the coding sequence GTGGCATACGTTTTCATTCATGATGGTGAGCCCTTGGAAAGCGCGCTGAGGCGCTTCAAGCGAAAGGTGCAGCAGGAAGACATCATCAAGGATGTCAAACGCCATTCCTACTATTTGAAGCCGGGCGAGAAGAGGCGCCTCAAGCAGGCCTTGGCCCGGAAGAGAGCCCGGAAGAAGTTCATGAAGCAGCAGCGCACCAGATAG
- the dnaN gene encoding DNA polymerase III subunit beta, translating to MDITLKRNLLFPEVQHLQTIVERKTTVPILGHVLLETIGNNILLTATDLDVSLRCRCEAQVRVGGALTISARKLFEIVRLAPQDSAIHIKSIGEGDWVEIGYGRSRFKVAALGRGNFPEIGEAEGQDIRLDAAMVRHMIGSCVFAVTQEESRYTLGGALAVITPSNLSLVTTDGHRLVIVRRTVDLNLDQEELRVLIPKKALVELMKLLSETGGGIEFRSGERRISFGMGHRLLISRILSGEFPNYKMVIPQGNDLDADLDTSSFTAALRRVAVVADRETRAVELSLNEGQVKLACQNANGERAAEAMETSYEGTPVVIGFNVDYLLDFVNVVDSEQVRVSLKDSDTQGLLQPVGMPDADESDSADDYKIQYVVMPLSL from the coding sequence ATGGACATAACTTTGAAACGGAACCTGTTGTTCCCCGAGGTCCAACACCTCCAGACCATTGTCGAGAGAAAAACGACGGTGCCGATTCTTGGCCATGTTCTTCTTGAAACGATCGGGAACAACATTCTCCTCACGGCCACCGACCTGGATGTTTCTTTACGCTGTCGCTGCGAAGCGCAGGTGCGGGTAGGCGGCGCACTGACCATTTCAGCGAGGAAACTCTTCGAGATCGTCCGCCTCGCCCCTCAAGATTCCGCTATCCACATCAAGTCCATCGGCGAAGGGGACTGGGTCGAGATCGGCTATGGCCGGTCCCGCTTCAAGGTGGCGGCCCTGGGGAGGGGAAACTTCCCCGAGATCGGGGAGGCGGAAGGCCAGGACATTCGCCTGGACGCGGCTATGGTTCGCCATATGATCGGGAGCTGCGTCTTCGCCGTCACCCAGGAGGAAAGCCGGTATACTCTGGGGGGGGCGCTGGCCGTGATCACCCCTTCCAATCTGTCCCTGGTCACCACCGATGGGCACCGTCTCGTCATTGTCCGGCGGACAGTCGATCTGAATCTCGACCAGGAGGAGCTTCGAGTCCTGATTCCCAAGAAAGCACTGGTCGAACTGATGAAGTTGCTCAGTGAAACTGGCGGGGGCATCGAGTTCAGAAGTGGAGAGAGGCGGATCTCGTTTGGCATGGGCCACCGGCTCTTGATCTCCCGCATCCTCAGCGGCGAGTTTCCCAACTACAAGATGGTCATACCGCAAGGAAACGACCTGGATGCGGATTTGGACACCTCCAGTTTCACGGCGGCCTTGAGGCGCGTTGCGGTGGTGGCGGATCGGGAGACGCGGGCTGTCGAGCTGAGCCTCAACGAGGGACAGGTCAAACTTGCGTGCCAGAATGCAAATGGGGAGCGGGCCGCCGAAGCAATGGAGACAAGCTACGAGGGGACACCGGTCGTGATCGGTTTCAACGTGGACTACCTGTTGGACTTCGTCAACGTGGTCGATAGCGAACAGGTGCGCGTCTCGCTCAAGGACTCGGATACCCAGGGTCTGCTCCAGCCCGTCGGTATGCCCGATGCCGACGAATCCGACTCGGCCGACGATTACAAGATCCAATATGTCGTCATGCCGCTGAGCCTCTGA
- the dnaA gene encoding chromosomal replication initiator protein DnaA, whose protein sequence is MDLWQDIVASLEAAGQISPENMAVYFQATSQVRYEQDSRRLVVRVPNNRFSRWISHQYGDLLQTKMGEMGFPNGEIVFHADLDEPQSDLISSPRLSGSYVGATECDLNQRYTFANFVVGSSNQFAHATALAVAERPSRSYNPLFLYGGVGLGKTHLMHAIGHSIMIEHPNVNLAYVSSERFTNDLVTSIRYGRTADFREKYRNIDVLLMDDVQFLAGKPKTQDEFFHTFNSLYDAQKQIVISSDSPPQEIPTLEERLHSRFQWGLIADIQAPDLETKVAILRKKAALQRVELPDDVAFFISSNTKSNIRQLEGSLIRLIAYSSLIGEEISLDLAQSTLKDLTASAQREITIGEIQRVVAQHYSLTVSQLISRSNSPRFVVPRQIAMYLCKKLTRASLPQTGRAFGKRHHTTVLHAIRKISGLIEEDPLLHSTVNKLTDEVS, encoded by the coding sequence GCTGGAAGCTGCGGGGCAGATTTCACCCGAGAATATGGCCGTCTATTTCCAGGCCACATCCCAGGTTCGCTACGAACAAGACTCACGGCGACTCGTGGTGCGGGTTCCCAACAACCGCTTCAGCAGGTGGATCTCCCACCAATATGGAGACCTGCTGCAAACCAAGATGGGAGAGATGGGGTTTCCGAATGGGGAAATCGTTTTCCATGCGGATCTGGACGAGCCGCAATCGGACCTGATCTCGTCACCCCGCCTGTCGGGCTCGTACGTCGGCGCCACCGAGTGCGACCTGAATCAACGTTACACTTTCGCCAATTTCGTTGTCGGGTCGAGCAACCAATTCGCGCACGCCACCGCGCTGGCAGTCGCGGAACGCCCATCCAGAAGTTACAACCCCCTGTTTCTCTACGGTGGCGTCGGCTTGGGCAAGACCCACCTCATGCACGCGATCGGACACTCGATCATGATCGAGCATCCCAACGTCAATCTCGCCTACGTTTCCTCGGAACGCTTCACCAACGACCTGGTCACCTCCATCCGCTACGGCCGGACCGCGGATTTTCGAGAGAAATACCGGAACATCGACGTGCTGCTGATGGACGACGTCCAGTTCCTCGCCGGCAAGCCAAAGACCCAAGACGAATTCTTCCACACCTTCAACAGCCTGTACGACGCCCAAAAGCAAATCGTCATCTCCAGCGATTCTCCCCCGCAGGAAATCCCGACTCTCGAGGAGCGTCTCCACAGCCGCTTCCAGTGGGGCCTGATTGCAGACATCCAGGCCCCCGACCTGGAGACCAAAGTGGCCATTCTGCGGAAGAAAGCCGCGCTGCAACGGGTGGAACTCCCGGATGACGTTGCGTTCTTCATCTCCAGCAACACCAAGTCGAACATCCGCCAACTGGAAGGCTCGCTCATTCGCCTCATCGCCTACAGCAGTCTGATCGGCGAGGAGATCAGCCTCGACCTGGCTCAATCCACCCTCAAGGACCTCACGGCGTCCGCGCAACGGGAGATCACCATCGGAGAGATTCAACGAGTTGTCGCCCAACACTACTCCCTGACCGTGTCCCAACTCATCAGCCGCAGCAACTCGCCGCGATTCGTGGTTCCGAGGCAGATCGCCATGTACCTCTGCAAAAAGTTGACCCGGGCCTCACTCCCTCAGACCGGCCGCGCTTTCGGCAAAAGGCATCACACAACCGTGCTTCACGCGATCCGGAAGATCTCCGGACTCATCGAGGAAGATCCGCTGCTGCATTCCACCGTCAACAAGCTGACCGACGAAGTTTCATGA
- the gyrA gene encoding DNA gyrase subunit A, producing MREYQGREIPVTIEAEMKTSYLDYAMSVIVGRALPDVRDGLKPVHRRILYAMSELKNTRNRPHKKSARVVGEVIGKFHPHGDAAVYDALVRMAQDFSMREMLIDGQGNFGSIDGDSPAAMRYTEVRMAQIAGEILADIEKETVDFQANYDESLEEPEVLPARYPNLLVNGASGIAVGMATNVPPHNLAELIDGLLLLLDRPEASLAELMELIPGPDFPTAGIISGRNAILRAYATGRGIIQLRAKAAIEKVGKDKEAIIVDELPYQVNKAKLIETIAALVRSKKVEGISDLRDESDRDGMRVVIELKRGEQPQIVLNQLYKLTPMQSSFGIILLALAGGRPQVFTLKETLNHFLSHRRIVVRRRTQFDLRKAEKRAHILEGLAKALDHLDLVIALIRGSRTPAEARTQLMERFEFTEIQAQAILDMRLQRLTGLERDKILEELEQIRGRIAQLKKILTHEAELRRVIRGELMEIQDAYHSPRRTVILDEAIDLTVEDLIAEEQVVITATHGGYIKRTALHIYRSQHRGGKGRIGMSVRTADDVVDYLFVASTHSYILIFTNQGRVYWLKVYEIPDVGAAGKGKPIVNLVKLERGEKVADMIAVQDFKTPGFIVMASRRGRVKKTALAAYSHPRAKGIIACSLERGDELIVVSRTSGQDDILLCTEQGKAARFSEHQVREMGRVAQGVWGIRLKPGDSVVSMGVIREGHESILAVTEHGFGKRTPVVEYATKGRAGQGVINIKTTARNGKVVGTFPVGPGAELIIITGKGKIIRLGADTIRMTGRNALGVTLMELGDGDTVAGVSLVAAGTDSLEPGAAE from the coding sequence ATGAGAGAGTACCAGGGCCGGGAGATTCCGGTCACCATCGAAGCGGAGATGAAGACCTCCTACCTGGACTACGCCATGTCGGTCATCGTAGGCCGGGCCCTGCCGGATGTCCGGGACGGCTTGAAGCCGGTCCACCGGCGCATCCTTTACGCCATGAGCGAGCTGAAGAACACCAGGAACCGCCCTCACAAGAAGTCGGCGCGGGTTGTTGGCGAGGTCATCGGAAAGTTCCATCCCCATGGCGATGCGGCCGTTTACGACGCCCTGGTCCGGATGGCGCAGGACTTCTCCATGCGGGAGATGCTGATCGACGGGCAGGGGAATTTCGGGTCCATCGACGGGGACTCTCCGGCAGCCATGCGGTACACCGAGGTCCGGATGGCGCAGATCGCCGGGGAGATCCTGGCGGACATCGAGAAGGAGACGGTCGATTTCCAGGCCAACTACGACGAGTCGTTGGAGGAGCCTGAGGTGCTGCCGGCCCGTTATCCCAACCTCCTGGTCAACGGCGCGTCCGGGATTGCCGTGGGAATGGCAACCAATGTTCCTCCTCACAACCTTGCCGAGCTCATCGATGGACTGTTGCTGCTGCTCGACCGCCCGGAAGCGAGCCTCGCGGAGCTCATGGAGTTGATCCCCGGCCCGGACTTTCCGACCGCGGGAATCATCTCCGGCCGCAATGCCATCCTGAGGGCGTATGCCACGGGCCGCGGCATAATCCAGTTGCGGGCCAAGGCCGCCATCGAAAAGGTGGGAAAAGACAAGGAGGCCATCATCGTCGATGAGCTTCCCTATCAGGTCAACAAGGCGAAGCTCATCGAGACGATTGCCGCGTTGGTGCGAAGCAAGAAGGTCGAGGGGATCAGTGATCTGAGAGACGAGTCTGATCGAGACGGGATGCGGGTCGTCATCGAGCTCAAGCGGGGGGAGCAACCGCAGATCGTCCTGAACCAGCTATACAAATTGACGCCGATGCAGAGTTCGTTCGGCATCATCCTGCTGGCTTTGGCGGGAGGGCGCCCCCAAGTGTTCACCCTCAAGGAAACTTTGAACCACTTCCTGTCCCATCGCAGGATCGTCGTGCGGCGGCGGACGCAGTTCGACCTGAGAAAAGCCGAAAAACGGGCGCACATCCTGGAGGGCCTCGCCAAGGCCCTGGACCACCTGGATCTGGTGATCGCGCTGATCCGGGGCTCAAGGACTCCGGCTGAGGCCAGGACGCAATTGATGGAGCGCTTCGAATTCACCGAAATTCAGGCCCAGGCCATTCTTGACATGCGGCTGCAGCGGCTCACGGGCCTGGAGCGGGACAAGATCCTGGAGGAGCTGGAACAGATCCGGGGCCGCATCGCGCAACTGAAGAAGATCCTCACCCACGAGGCCGAACTCCGGCGGGTGATCCGAGGCGAACTGATGGAAATTCAGGACGCGTACCACTCGCCGCGCCGCACCGTGATTCTGGACGAGGCGATCGACCTGACGGTCGAAGACCTCATCGCCGAGGAGCAGGTCGTCATCACGGCAACGCATGGCGGCTACATCAAGCGGACGGCGCTGCACATCTATCGCAGCCAGCATCGCGGCGGCAAAGGCCGCATCGGCATGTCGGTGCGGACGGCCGACGATGTGGTCGACTATCTTTTCGTCGCCTCCACACACAGTTACATCCTCATCTTCACGAACCAGGGGCGGGTCTACTGGTTGAAGGTGTATGAGATTCCCGACGTGGGCGCCGCCGGCAAGGGGAAGCCGATCGTCAACCTGGTCAAGTTGGAGCGGGGCGAGAAGGTGGCGGACATGATCGCCGTACAGGACTTCAAGACTCCGGGATTCATCGTCATGGCGTCGCGGCGGGGACGAGTGAAGAAGACGGCGCTGGCGGCGTACTCCCACCCGCGGGCGAAAGGAATCATCGCCTGTTCGCTGGAGCGGGGGGACGAACTGATCGTGGTGAGCCGGACCAGCGGCCAGGACGACATTCTTCTTTGCACGGAACAGGGGAAGGCCGCGCGGTTCTCGGAACACCAGGTTCGGGAGATGGGGCGTGTCGCGCAAGGCGTGTGGGGCATACGCCTCAAGCCGGGGGACTCAGTGGTGAGCATGGGCGTTATTCGGGAAGGCCACGAGAGTATCCTGGCGGTCACTGAACATGGTTTTGGAAAACGCACGCCCGTCGTCGAATATGCAACGAAGGGGCGCGCGGGGCAGGGTGTGATCAACATCAAGACCACCGCTCGCAACGGCAAGGTCGTGGGAACCTTTCCCGTCGGGCCGGGGGCCGAGTTGATCATTATCACTGGAAAAGGGAAGATCATTCGCTTGGGGGCCGATACTATTCGGATGACGGGTCGCAACGCTCTGGGCGTGACGCTGATGGAGTTGGGGGATGGGGACACGGTGGCCGGCGTGAGCCTGGTGGCCGCCGGGACCGACAGCTTGGAACCAGGGGCCGCCGAATGA
- the gyrB gene encoding DNA topoisomerase (ATP-hydrolyzing) subunit B — protein MTNQLQPVDRAQESAAYTAKKIRVLEGLEAVRKRPAMYIGSTGPDGLHHLVQEVVDNSVDEALAGFCDRINLTIHLDGSITVEDNGRGIPVDIHPEKQLPAAEVVLTTLHAGGKFDHDSYKVSGGLHGVGVSVVNALSLRLELEVCRGGYRYRQSYIRGVPTDEFSRTGKTSRRGTKVSFKPDDEIFETTTFSYETLSRRMRELAFLNPGLAIEIEDYRSDALEPVPEAGAAKKQRFRYKGGLSDFVRYLNKNKATLHGKPVHVRARRAENDVEVALQYNDGYNESLFSFVNTINTPEGGTHMVGFKAALTRTINAYATSNKLLRDLKKKLSGEDVREGLVAVVSIKIPNPQFEGQTKAKLGNSEIKGITEAVCNEGLGLFLEQNPTLARRIVNKATDAARARQAARKARELTRRKSALDNLSLPGKLADCQERDPRFSEIFIVEGDSAGGSAKQGRNRRFQAILPIKGKILNVEKARFDKVLSNQEIVTMISAIGAGVGSADFNLAKLRYHKIIIMTDADVDGSHIRTLLLTFFFRQMSELIRHQHVYIAQPPLFRIQQGKKETYLQNERDLTRYVLGRATNGIGIARPKTGGTLEGKELIGQLESLMEFQQRLETLSRRYDGNGVVGEFLDFFSRVSGTEAYEAVARRVFRNGSELAELAARFRKLGFRAETSFNEERRFYELHLRNGHSEGMVLNHDFAVSGECRSLARLRRKADILEDAPFRIQPLAEEKLPAPDKVTTLATAAELIEYFMAAGKRKLGIQRYKGLGEMNPHQLWETTMDPDTRTLLRVDIEDMVETDDIFNVLMGGHVAPRRQFIEDNALNVKNLDV, from the coding sequence TTGACGAATCAACTGCAGCCGGTAGATCGGGCTCAAGAGTCCGCTGCCTACACAGCCAAGAAGATTCGCGTCCTGGAAGGTCTCGAGGCGGTTCGGAAACGGCCTGCCATGTACATCGGCTCAACCGGACCGGATGGGCTCCACCATCTGGTTCAGGAGGTGGTGGACAATTCGGTCGACGAGGCCCTGGCCGGCTTCTGTGACCGGATCAACCTGACGATCCACCTGGATGGTTCCATCACCGTCGAGGACAATGGACGGGGTATCCCCGTAGACATCCATCCCGAAAAGCAGCTGCCGGCCGCTGAGGTCGTTCTGACCACCCTGCATGCCGGCGGCAAATTCGACCACGACAGCTACAAGGTGTCCGGCGGCTTGCATGGCGTCGGCGTTTCGGTCGTCAATGCGCTGTCGCTGCGTCTTGAGTTGGAGGTCTGCCGCGGCGGCTACAGGTATCGGCAGTCGTACATCCGCGGCGTGCCGACGGACGAGTTCAGCAGGACCGGAAAAACCAGCCGCCGGGGGACCAAGGTCAGCTTCAAGCCGGATGACGAGATCTTCGAAACCACGACCTTCAGCTACGAGACGCTGTCACGGCGGATGCGCGAGTTGGCGTTTCTGAACCCGGGCCTGGCCATCGAGATTGAAGACTACCGCTCCGATGCTCTGGAGCCGGTTCCCGAGGCCGGGGCGGCGAAAAAGCAGCGCTTTCGGTACAAGGGGGGGCTGTCCGACTTTGTCCGGTATCTGAACAAGAACAAGGCGACGCTGCACGGCAAGCCGGTCCACGTGCGGGCGCGCCGGGCGGAGAACGACGTCGAGGTCGCGCTCCAGTACAACGACGGTTACAACGAGAGCCTCTTCTCCTTCGTCAACACGATCAATACGCCGGAGGGGGGCACCCACATGGTGGGTTTCAAGGCGGCCCTCACCCGCACCATCAATGCCTACGCCACCAGCAACAAACTGCTTCGCGATCTGAAGAAAAAACTGTCGGGCGAGGACGTCAGAGAGGGGCTCGTTGCCGTCGTCAGCATCAAGATTCCGAACCCCCAGTTCGAAGGTCAAACCAAAGCGAAGCTGGGGAACAGCGAGATCAAGGGGATCACGGAGGCGGTGTGCAACGAGGGCCTTGGCCTGTTCCTGGAGCAGAACCCCACTCTTGCCCGCCGGATCGTGAACAAAGCGACGGACGCGGCGCGGGCGAGGCAGGCCGCCAGGAAGGCCCGGGAGTTGACCCGGCGCAAGAGTGCTCTCGACAACCTCTCGCTGCCCGGCAAGCTGGCCGATTGCCAGGAAAGGGATCCGCGCTTCTCGGAAATCTTCATCGTCGAGGGAGATTCGGCGGGCGGGTCCGCCAAGCAGGGGCGGAACCGCCGGTTTCAGGCAATCCTTCCCATCAAGGGCAAGATTCTGAATGTCGAAAAGGCCCGGTTCGACAAGGTGCTGAGCAACCAGGAGATCGTCACCATGATCTCGGCCATCGGCGCGGGCGTGGGCAGCGCCGATTTCAACCTGGCCAAGCTCCGGTACCACAAGATCATCATCATGACCGACGCGGATGTGGACGGAAGCCATATCCGCACTTTGCTGCTGACGTTTTTCTTCCGGCAGATGTCCGAGCTCATCCGGCACCAACATGTCTACATCGCCCAGCCGCCCCTGTTCCGGATTCAACAGGGGAAGAAGGAAACCTATCTGCAGAACGAGCGGGATCTGACCCGCTATGTTCTCGGCCGGGCGACGAACGGAATCGGGATTGCGCGGCCGAAAACGGGCGGCACTCTCGAAGGAAAGGAGCTGATCGGGCAGCTGGAGTCCCTGATGGAGTTTCAACAGCGTCTCGAAACGCTCAGCCGCCGCTACGATGGAAATGGCGTGGTGGGCGAGTTCCTGGATTTTTTCAGCAGGGTGTCGGGGACGGAGGCTTATGAGGCGGTCGCCCGCAGGGTCTTCCGTAATGGATCCGAATTGGCGGAATTGGCGGCACGTTTCCGGAAATTGGGCTTCCGCGCCGAGACCTCGTTCAATGAGGAGCGTCGTTTCTACGAACTGCACCTGCGCAACGGACATTCCGAAGGCATGGTCCTGAACCACGACTTTGCCGTTTCCGGGGAATGCCGGAGCCTGGCCCGGCTTCGCCGGAAGGCGGATATCCTGGAAGACGCCCCTTTCCGGATACAACCCTTGGCGGAAGAGAAATTGCCGGCCCCGGACAAGGTGACGACACTGGCCACGGCCGCGGAGCTGATCGAGTACTTCATGGCTGCCGGCAAACGAAAGCTGGGCATTCAGCGTTACAAGGGGCTGGGCGAGATGAACCCGCACCAGCTTTGGGAAACGACCATGGACCCCGACACCAGGACATTGTTGCGGGTGGACATCGAGGACATGGTCGAGACGGACGACATCTTCAATGTCCTCATGGGCGGACATGTGGCGCCGCGGCGGCAATTCATCGAGGACAACGCGCTGAACGTCAAGAACCTGGACGTTTAG